A genomic region of Thunnus albacares chromosome 4, fThuAlb1.1, whole genome shotgun sequence contains the following coding sequences:
- the LOC122980356 gene encoding vasopressin V2 receptor-like has product MRPLNDSDFTDTEDVARDESLARVEIALLSVIFVSAAILNTTLLVVLWRQRKQVTRMRVFVFHLCLADLVVTFFQVCPQLMWDITDRFVGPDLMCRLVKYLQVLGMFSSTYMIVVMTVDRYQAVCNPMVKFQRTRTRLNIPVCVAWGVSLLGSLPQIFIFSQVEVAPGVFDCWAKFIQPWGLKTYITWTTLVIFILPVITVVICQVRICRAIQINLYQKTQQQCSVALPLPSRASGVAGMSKARVKTLKMTVVIVLAYIICWSPFFTVQLWSAWDTDAPKETATFTILMLLASLNSCANPCIYLLFSGQFPKRLVTLLCRRQSNGKDSMHEEATLVSTLYMSFKNVSESK; this is encoded by the exons ATGCGTCCTCTCAATGACAGTGACTTTACGGATACGGAGGACGTGGCGAGAGACGAGAGTCTGGCCAGGGTGGAGATCGCCTTGCTCAGTGTCATCTTCGTCAGCGCCGCCATCCTTAACACCACCCTGCTGGTCGTCCTGTGGAGACAGCGCAAACAGGTGACCAGGATGCGCGTCTTCGTCTTTCACCTGTGTCTGGCGGACCTGGTGGTCACTTTCTTCCAGGTGTGTCCGCAGCTCATGTGGGACATCACGGACAGATTCGTCGGGCCGGACCTGATGTGCCGCCTGGTGAAGTACCTGCAAGTTCTCGGCATGTTTTCTTCAACTTATATGATCGTGGTGATGACAGTGGACAGATACCAAGCTGTGTGCAACCCGATGGTGAAGTTCCAGCGGACGCGCACGCGACTGAACATACCTGTGTGCGTCGCGTGGGGGGTTTCTCTGCTGGGCAGCCTGCCacagattttcattttctcacagGTCGAGGTGGCACCCGGTGTGTTTGACTGCTGGGCCAAGTTTATCCAGCCATGGGGTCTGAAGACTTACATCACCTGGACCACGCtggtcattttcattttacctGTTATTACAGTTGTTATTTGCCAAGTGCGCATCTGCAGAGCCATCCAGATCAACCTGTACCAAAAAACTCAGCAGCAGTGCAGCGTGGCTCTCCCGCTGCCGTCCAGAGCCAGCGGCGTGGCCGGCATGTCCAAGGCCCGGGTCAAGACGCTGAAGATGACGGTGGTTATAGTGCTGGCTTACATCATCTGCTGGTCCCCCTTCTTCACTGTCCAGCTTTGGTCCGCCTGGGACACAGATGCGCCAAAAGAAA CTGCGACTTTCACCATCCTGATGTTGCTGGCCAGTCTGAATAGCTGCGCCAATCCCTGCATCTACCTCCTGTTCAGCGGCCAGTTTCCCAAGAGGCTGGTGACGCTCCTGTGCCGGCGGCAGTCCAACGGTAAGGATTCAATGCACGAAGAGGCGACGCTGGTCAGCACATTGTATATGAGCTTCAAAAATGTCTCCGAGTCCAAATGA